The proteins below are encoded in one region of Shewanella algae:
- a CDS encoding S8 family serine peptidase — MHKSIIALSIAAVLLAGCGSDNKKAPEPVNTAPESQDVTYDVRQSVRLDGQLEGRDAEGGITFSLVDPGEVKLGTLTINDAAKGSFSYQTDALEGTEVVRFKVSDGKSESVSALTLRIDGGDPLYQHQWHLKNTGQNAFAKNRGVAGEDMNVSDAIASGVTGKGVIVAVVDDGLEISHPDLKANVIEGGSYNLITGTIDPTPFADSASHGTSVGGIIAAAGWNGLGGRGVAPDANLIGFNFLDKDPSGKVKSVQTFENFAKSHGASAYSDNARVFNQSYGYSVPFPHGFDEDENEVYGAITKDSFDGKGSIFVKSAGNGYKYYKAFNTFWIPGDYFSAPKEGKVPNHGLPFHNANMSSDNANVYNLLVSAINAAGKRSSYSSVGSNVFVTAPGGEYGEDDPAIVTTDRAGCDKGSSVTEERPSTPFDGGLHPLNLECDYRSTMNGTSSAAPNTSGAVAMIMSANPSLSWRDIRHILASTATKVDADIPAKTVAIGEGDKAPVYEAISAWQDNAAGFHFHNEYGFGRVDVSAAVAMAKDYKADLGEYLLTDWIASEKDLDKAIPDASLAGVSDSLEVAEDLVVEAVQIELSADHLRLPDLAVELVSPAGTRSVLMTPFNGLVYQGVMDPNDPDDLVKGYDKTPMLSNAFYGENTKGVWTIKLIDVNSGEYQFLKYDKGYISIPNESNGMLKGWSIRFHGHKAKAAS; from the coding sequence ATGCATAAGTCGATTATTGCGCTGAGCATAGCCGCAGTCTTATTGGCGGGGTGTGGCAGTGACAACAAGAAGGCACCTGAGCCGGTTAATACAGCCCCTGAGAGTCAGGATGTGACCTATGACGTTCGTCAGTCGGTACGCCTGGATGGTCAACTGGAAGGAAGAGATGCCGAAGGAGGGATAACCTTTTCGTTAGTGGATCCCGGCGAAGTCAAGTTAGGGACTTTGACCATCAATGATGCGGCCAAGGGTAGCTTCAGCTACCAGACCGATGCGTTGGAAGGCACAGAAGTCGTGCGCTTCAAAGTCAGTGACGGCAAGAGCGAGTCTGTCTCAGCGCTGACATTGCGTATCGACGGTGGCGACCCTTTGTATCAGCATCAGTGGCACTTGAAAAACACAGGCCAAAATGCCTTTGCCAAGAATCGCGGTGTGGCCGGTGAAGACATGAATGTCAGTGATGCTATTGCCTCAGGTGTTACCGGTAAAGGCGTTATTGTTGCTGTGGTAGATGATGGTCTGGAGATTAGTCACCCAGATCTCAAGGCCAATGTTATTGAAGGCGGCTCCTATAACCTGATCACCGGCACTATCGATCCTACGCCATTTGCCGACAGTGCTTCGCACGGTACTTCTGTTGGTGGGATCATAGCCGCTGCCGGTTGGAATGGCCTTGGCGGCCGCGGTGTTGCCCCCGATGCCAACCTTATCGGCTTTAACTTCCTGGATAAGGATCCCAGCGGTAAGGTCAAGAGCGTACAAACCTTTGAGAACTTCGCCAAGTCCCACGGTGCCAGTGCTTACAGTGACAATGCCAGGGTGTTTAACCAGAGCTATGGTTATTCAGTGCCTTTCCCCCATGGATTTGATGAAGATGAAAATGAGGTCTATGGTGCTATTACCAAAGACAGTTTTGACGGCAAGGGCAGCATCTTTGTCAAGTCTGCCGGTAATGGCTACAAATATTACAAGGCGTTCAATACCTTCTGGATCCCCGGTGATTATTTCAGTGCGCCAAAAGAAGGCAAAGTGCCCAACCACGGTTTGCCCTTCCATAATGCCAACATGTCCTCCGACAATGCCAACGTATATAACCTCCTGGTATCGGCAATCAATGCAGCCGGTAAGCGCTCAAGTTATTCTTCTGTAGGTTCCAATGTGTTCGTTACTGCGCCGGGTGGGGAATATGGTGAGGATGATCCCGCCATTGTGACCACGGACAGAGCCGGCTGTGACAAGGGGAGTTCGGTTACCGAAGAGCGCCCATCAACGCCTTTTGACGGCGGCCTGCATCCACTCAATCTGGAATGTGACTATCGTTCTACCATGAACGGAACATCGTCAGCAGCGCCCAATACCAGTGGTGCAGTCGCCATGATTATGAGTGCCAACCCCTCTCTTTCCTGGCGTGATATTCGCCATATCTTGGCTTCGACTGCCACCAAGGTGGATGCCGATATACCCGCCAAGACGGTTGCTATCGGTGAGGGGGACAAGGCGCCTGTCTATGAGGCTATCTCAGCCTGGCAGGACAACGCCGCAGGATTTCATTTCCACAATGAGTATGGTTTTGGCAGGGTAGATGTCAGTGCGGCTGTAGCTATGGCCAAGGACTACAAGGCAGACTTGGGTGAGTATCTGTTGACTGACTGGATTGCCAGTGAAAAGGATCTTGATAAGGCGATTCCGGATGCCAGTCTTGCCGGGGTTTCAGACTCTCTTGAGGTTGCCGAGGATTTGGTGGTGGAAGCGGTGCAGATTGAGCTCAGCGCCGATCATCTGCGTCTTCCTGATCTGGCGGTTGAGTTGGTGTCTCCGGCAGGTACCCGCAGTGTGTTGATGACGCCTTTCAATGGCCTGGTGTATCAGGGCGTGATGGATCCCAACGATCCGGATGACCTGGTCAAAGGCTATGATAAGACGCCTATGCTCTCAAATGCTTTCTATGGTGAAAACACCAAAGGTGTGTGGACCATTAAGTTGATAGATGTGAACAGCGGTGAATATCAGTTCCTCAAATATGACAAGGGTTATATCAGTATTCCCAATGAGAGTAACGGTATGTTGAAGGGCTGGTCCATTCGTTTTCATGGCCACAAGGCCAAGGCAGCATCTTAA
- the phhA gene encoding phenylalanine 4-monooxygenase has product MSKATQYVARHPGSDGRIDYPQDEHAIWQELYARQEHNLPGRACDEYMQGLKALDLPKDRIPQLGELDTVLQDTTGWKTAAVPALISFGRFFELLANKEFPVATFIRSREEFDYLQEPDIFHEIFGHCPLLTNPAFAHFSHIYGQLGLDASKEDRVFLARLYWFTVEFGLLRTQTDGLRIYGGGILSSPGETLYAFSDTPERRPFELLDVLRTPYRIDIMQPIYYEIEHIDFLDEIARMDIMKAITQAKRLGLFTPKFQPKAS; this is encoded by the coding sequence ATGAGTAAAGCAACTCAATATGTGGCCCGTCACCCGGGCAGTGATGGCCGAATAGATTACCCGCAGGACGAGCACGCCATCTGGCAGGAGCTGTATGCCCGTCAGGAACACAACTTGCCGGGACGTGCCTGTGACGAATACATGCAGGGACTCAAGGCGTTGGACTTGCCCAAAGACAGGATCCCGCAACTGGGTGAGCTGGATACCGTGTTGCAGGACACCACGGGCTGGAAGACGGCGGCGGTACCGGCGCTTATCTCATTCGGGCGCTTCTTTGAACTCCTAGCCAACAAAGAGTTTCCGGTGGCAACTTTTATCCGCAGCAGGGAGGAGTTTGATTATCTGCAGGAGCCGGATATCTTCCATGAGATTTTCGGTCATTGTCCCTTGTTGACCAACCCGGCCTTTGCTCATTTCTCCCATATTTATGGTCAGCTGGGGCTTGATGCCAGCAAGGAAGACAGGGTCTTTTTGGCGCGTCTTTACTGGTTTACCGTGGAGTTTGGTTTGCTGCGTACCCAGACTGACGGCCTGAGAATTTACGGTGGCGGCATTTTGAGCTCGCCGGGCGAGACGCTGTACGCCTTCAGCGACACACCGGAGCGCAGACCCTTTGAATTGCTGGATGTGTTGCGCACTCCTTATCGGATAGACATTATGCAGCCCATCTATTACGAGATAGAACATATTGATTTTCTGGATGAAATCGCCCGCATGGACATTATGAAGGCGATTACCCAAGCCAAACGACTGGGACTCTTTACCCCCAAATTTCAACCCAAAGCCAGCTGA
- the maiA gene encoding maleylacetoacetate isomerase, with the protein MKLYGYWRSSAAYRVRIALNLKGLCAEQLSVHLVRNGGEQHQAAFKALNPQELVPALVVTDETDERAELVLSQSLAIIEYLDEAFGGEALLPGDIEQRALVRAMAMGIACEIHPLNNLRVLQYLTGTLKLDDAAKNDWYRHWVEQGFGALEQQLQQYSGRYCFGDQVSLVDICLVPQVYNAKRFNIDLSPYPNICRINDECLTLPAFIDAAPENQPDAQ; encoded by the coding sequence TTGAAATTATATGGTTACTGGCGCTCCAGCGCCGCTTATCGGGTGCGAATTGCGCTCAACCTCAAGGGGCTTTGCGCCGAGCAGCTCTCGGTTCATCTGGTGCGCAATGGCGGCGAGCAGCATCAGGCTGCTTTCAAGGCGCTTAACCCGCAGGAGTTGGTACCGGCTTTGGTGGTGACGGATGAAACCGACGAGCGCGCCGAGTTGGTGTTGTCCCAATCGCTGGCGATCATTGAATATTTGGATGAAGCCTTTGGCGGTGAGGCGCTGTTGCCGGGTGATATTGAGCAGCGGGCGCTGGTCAGGGCCATGGCGATGGGGATTGCCTGTGAGATCCATCCTTTGAACAACTTGCGGGTGTTGCAGTATCTGACCGGGACGCTCAAGTTGGATGACGCGGCCAAGAATGATTGGTATCGCCACTGGGTCGAACAGGGCTTTGGTGCATTGGAGCAACAGCTGCAGCAGTACTCGGGCCGGTATTGTTTCGGCGACCAGGTCAGCCTGGTGGATATCTGTCTGGTTCCCCAAGTTTATAATGCTAAGCGTTTTAATATCGATTTGTCTCCTTATCCCAATATATGTCGTATTAATGATGAGTGCCTGACTCTGCCGGCCTTTATTGATGCAGCACCTGAAAATCAACCAGATGCCCAGTAG
- a CDS encoding IS4 family transposase: MSIQNCFADFLEESPVDVAQLTTFSEHIPDEWIAKAVTLSDKATIRRRRLPSDMVLWLIVGMAFFRNEPIAEVARRMNVCAEGLANEELLAKSALTQARQRLGKAAPEWLFRQCSHRWGLERYPEDTWQGLQVFAVDGALFRTADTPELRDHFGSGNTSSDRQTPHPVLRVVTMMNVRSHVIVDAAISPYRRGEIPLAMPFIDSLPDNSVTLLDKGFYGADLLLSLQNSGANRHWLLPAKKGVKYTLLDDEESDDMRVEMKVSPQARKKNPNLPETWQVRAVTYQVQGKPKTVFTSLPREQYDAGAVAALYHERWEIELGYRDIKSSMQHNALVLRSKTVELVYQELWGLLLGYNLVRREASQAAVEHGRMPNEISFKYACQFIASQLKVMSKAVSPGNTPKRLNSLRGDLSILFIDKRPKPNRPRAVKISKTRYPVNHKAAPLK, translated from the coding sequence ATGTCTATTCAAAACTGCTTTGCCGACTTTCTTGAAGAGAGTCCTGTTGATGTCGCTCAGCTAACCACCTTCTCCGAGCATATTCCTGACGAGTGGATTGCTAAAGCGGTAACACTTTCCGATAAAGCGACGATTCGTCGACGTCGCTTACCGAGTGATATGGTTCTTTGGCTTATTGTTGGAATGGCGTTTTTCCGCAACGAACCGATTGCCGAAGTTGCACGGCGAATGAATGTCTGTGCCGAGGGGTTGGCTAATGAGGAGCTGTTAGCAAAAAGTGCTTTAACGCAAGCGAGGCAACGCCTTGGCAAAGCAGCCCCAGAATGGTTGTTTAGGCAATGCAGCCATAGGTGGGGGTTAGAGCGTTACCCTGAGGATACATGGCAAGGTTTGCAAGTCTTTGCTGTGGATGGTGCGCTTTTTCGAACCGCTGACACACCGGAGCTAAGAGACCATTTTGGATCGGGTAATACATCCAGCGACAGACAGACGCCTCATCCAGTATTAAGGGTGGTGACCATGATGAATGTTCGCTCTCATGTCATTGTCGATGCCGCTATAAGCCCTTATCGTCGAGGCGAAATTCCTCTTGCTATGCCCTTTATTGACTCCTTACCGGATAATTCCGTGACCTTATTGGATAAGGGTTTTTATGGAGCAGACTTGCTTCTTTCTCTCCAAAATAGTGGTGCTAACAGACATTGGTTGTTACCGGCGAAGAAAGGGGTGAAATACACCCTGCTGGACGATGAAGAGAGTGACGACATGCGAGTCGAAATGAAAGTCTCTCCACAAGCACGCAAGAAAAATCCTAACCTACCTGAAACATGGCAAGTGAGAGCCGTGACTTATCAGGTACAAGGTAAGCCAAAAACCGTATTTACGTCTCTTCCCAGAGAGCAGTACGATGCGGGAGCCGTCGCGGCGCTTTACCACGAGCGATGGGAAATTGAATTAGGGTATCGAGACATAAAAAGTTCGATGCAACACAATGCGTTAGTGCTGAGGAGTAAGACAGTCGAACTTGTCTATCAAGAGTTATGGGGGCTGCTGCTTGGTTATAACTTGGTGAGACGAGAAGCGAGCCAAGCGGCAGTAGAGCATGGTCGAATGCCCAATGAAATTAGCTTTAAGTACGCTTGTCAGTTCATCGCAAGTCAGCTCAAAGTCATGAGCAAAGCGGTGTCACCAGGTAATACGCCGAAGCGTCTAAACAGTCTGCGAGGAGACTTGTCCATCCTTTTTATAGACAAACGCCCTAAGCCAAATCGGCCCAGGGCGGTAAAAATATCAAAGACCCGATATCCTGTTAATCACAAGGCAGCTCCGCTTAAGTGA
- a CDS encoding fumarylacetoacetate hydrolase family protein — protein MKLATYDNGRRDGQLMLVSRDLKKTVAVPAIAQTMQQLLDSWSLLEPQLRELSDALNAGMLDNTQDFDESRCLSPFPRAYQWADGSAYVNHVELVRKARGAEMPESFWTDPLVYQGGSDSFIAPRADIPLASEDWGIDFESEIAVVTDDVPMGVSAENAASHIKLLMLVNDVSLRNLIPAELAKGFGFFQSKPSSSFSPVAITPDELGDKWQDTRVHLPLITHLNNELFGKPNAGVDMTFNFAELIAHVTKTRPLGAGAIIGSGTISNYDRSAGSSCLAEKRMLEVIAEGKAVTPFMGFGDRVRIEMLDDAGHSIFGTIDQQVVEYIAE, from the coding sequence ATGAAATTAGCGACATATGACAATGGACGCCGCGATGGTCAACTCATGTTGGTCAGCCGGGATTTGAAGAAGACAGTGGCTGTCCCCGCCATAGCCCAGACCATGCAGCAATTGCTTGACAGTTGGTCACTGCTGGAACCTCAGCTCAGAGAGCTTTCCGATGCCCTGAATGCCGGCATGTTGGATAACACCCAGGACTTTGACGAGAGCCGTTGTTTGTCACCTTTTCCCCGCGCTTACCAGTGGGCCGACGGCAGCGCTTATGTCAATCATGTTGAGCTGGTACGTAAGGCCCGCGGCGCCGAAATGCCGGAGTCTTTCTGGACAGATCCCCTGGTCTATCAGGGCGGTTCAGACAGTTTTATCGCTCCCAGAGCCGATATCCCGCTGGCAAGCGAAGATTGGGGCATAGACTTCGAATCGGAAATTGCCGTGGTTACAGATGATGTACCCATGGGCGTGAGTGCTGAAAACGCCGCCTCTCACATCAAGCTGTTGATGCTGGTTAACGATGTGTCGCTGCGTAACCTGATCCCGGCCGAGTTGGCCAAGGGCTTTGGCTTTTTCCAGTCCAAACCTTCCAGCAGTTTTTCGCCGGTGGCAATCACACCGGATGAGCTGGGGGATAAATGGCAGGATACCAGGGTTCACCTGCCGCTGATCACCCATCTGAACAACGAACTGTTCGGCAAGCCCAATGCAGGGGTGGATATGACCTTCAACTTTGCCGAGCTGATCGCCCATGTCACCAAGACCCGCCCCCTGGGTGCCGGTGCCATCATAGGCTCGGGCACCATTTCCAACTATGACAGAAGCGCAGGTTCCAGCTGTTTGGCCGAAAAGCGCATGCTGGAAGTGATTGCCGAGGGCAAGGCGGTGACGCCATTTATGGGCTTTGGAGACAGGGTCAGAATCGAAATGCTGGATGATGCCGGGCACAGCATCTTCGGCACGATAGATCAGCAGGTAGTTGAGTATATAGCCGAGTAA
- the tyrR gene encoding transcriptional regulator TyrR gives MRLEVSCQDRVGLAKDILMVLERYGINLIAIDASNKGFLYLQFAEVGFETLSELMPQIRKVEGVHDVRTVSFMPSEQEHYALKTLLKTLPDAVFSLDGKGRIRIVNESALLILEMAEHEVIDESLNHWVQGFNFGRWLSEPKVLAQATRVAIGSNEYLAEMLPIYLPDENDKSILAGAVVALKSPARVGKQFNALQSQSSGFDSVLAVSDKMKEVLKQAKRMAQLDAPLLITGETGTGKELMARACHDASMRREKPFIAINCAAMPDSAAEEELFGYVSKGEVVKRGFFEEAKGGTVFLDEIAEMSKAAQVKLLRLLQDGSFRRIGGDVEVRADVRIICSTQKNLAELCQTGEFREDLYYRIHVLSFHMPALRERRVDIIPLTEMFLEHYSQQLSSPVRRISASCRDHLLTYAWPGNVRQLKNAVFRAVSMWDGSAELTIEQLKLPSYAEGFGYFDKEFEGTLDQAMKQFEAGLLRRLYPAYPSTRQLAKKLGVSHTAIANKLREYEISKKR, from the coding sequence ATGCGCTTGGAAGTCAGTTGTCAGGATCGCGTTGGTTTAGCCAAGGATATTTTAATGGTGCTGGAGCGATACGGGATTAACCTTATCGCTATCGACGCCAGCAACAAGGGATTCTTATATTTGCAGTTTGCCGAGGTCGGCTTTGAGACCTTGAGTGAGTTGATGCCCCAAATCCGTAAGGTGGAAGGGGTGCACGACGTCAGAACCGTTTCCTTTATGCCCTCGGAGCAGGAGCATTACGCCCTCAAAACCCTATTGAAAACCCTGCCGGATGCCGTGTTTTCCCTCGACGGTAAGGGACGTATTCGTATCGTCAACGAGTCGGCCTTGCTTATTCTGGAAATGGCCGAACATGAAGTAATAGATGAATCCCTCAATCACTGGGTGCAAGGCTTCAATTTTGGTCGCTGGCTCAGTGAGCCCAAGGTGTTGGCGCAGGCCACCCGGGTTGCTATTGGCAGCAACGAGTATCTGGCCGAGATGCTGCCCATTTATCTGCCGGATGAAAACGACAAGAGTATTCTCGCCGGCGCCGTGGTGGCACTCAAGTCACCTGCGCGGGTGGGCAAACAGTTCAACGCGCTGCAGAGCCAGAGCAGTGGCTTTGATTCCGTGCTGGCCGTCAGCGACAAGATGAAAGAGGTACTCAAGCAGGCCAAGCGTATGGCACAGCTGGATGCGCCTTTGCTGATCACCGGAGAAACCGGCACAGGCAAAGAGCTGATGGCCAGGGCTTGTCACGATGCCAGCATGCGGCGGGAGAAACCCTTTATTGCCATCAACTGCGCCGCCATGCCCGACAGTGCCGCAGAAGAGGAGCTGTTTGGTTATGTCAGTAAGGGGGAAGTGGTTAAGCGGGGTTTCTTCGAAGAAGCCAAGGGGGGCACCGTCTTCCTCGATGAAATTGCCGAGATGTCCAAGGCCGCTCAGGTTAAATTGTTGCGCTTGCTGCAGGATGGCAGTTTCCGCCGTATCGGCGGCGATGTAGAGGTGCGCGCCGATGTCCGTATCATCTGCTCGACCCAGAAGAATTTGGCGGAGCTTTGTCAGACCGGTGAGTTCCGTGAAGATCTCTACTACCGAATTCACGTACTGAGTTTCCATATGCCGGCGCTACGTGAACGCAGGGTCGATATTATCCCGCTGACGGAAATGTTCCTTGAACACTACAGCCAGCAGCTTTCCAGCCCGGTGCGGCGGATCTCTGCGTCCTGCCGCGATCACCTGTTGACCTATGCCTGGCCCGGTAACGTGCGGCAACTGAAAAACGCCGTGTTCAGAGCGGTATCCATGTGGGACGGTTCGGCCGAATTGACCATAGAACAGTTGAAGCTGCCTTCCTATGCCGAAGGTTTTGGCTATTTCGACAAGGAGTTTGAAGGCACCTTGGATCAGGCCATGAAACAGTTTGAAGCCGGTTTGCTGCGGCGTCTCTATCCGGCGTACCCCAGTACCCGCCAGTTGGCGAAAAAGTTGGGGGTATCCCACACCGCCATTGCCAATAAACTCAGGGAGTATGAGATCAGCAAGAAGCGCTGA
- a CDS encoding 4a-hydroxytetrahydrobiopterin dehydratase: MTELANMKCEACRADAPKVTDAELAELIRMIPDWGVQVRDGIMQLERVYKFKNFRQAMAFSNKLADLAEEEFHHPGILTEWGKVTVTWWSHSIKGLHRNDFIMAAKTDQLLD, encoded by the coding sequence ATGACTGAACTGGCCAATATGAAGTGCGAAGCATGCCGCGCCGATGCTCCCAAGGTGACAGATGCCGAGCTTGCCGAGCTTATTCGGATGATCCCGGATTGGGGCGTACAGGTGCGCGATGGCATCATGCAGCTGGAGCGGGTTTACAAGTTTAAAAATTTCCGGCAGGCAATGGCCTTTAGCAACAAGCTGGCGGACTTGGCTGAAGAAGAGTTTCACCACCCGGGGATCCTGACCGAATGGGGCAAGGTGACTGTGACCTGGTGGTCGCATTCCATTAAGGGGTTGCACCGTAACGACTTTATCATGGCTGCCAAGACAGACCAGTTGCTGGATTAA